Proteins encoded within one genomic window of Augochlora pura isolate Apur16 chromosome 11, APUR_v2.2.1, whole genome shotgun sequence:
- the LOC144476877 gene encoding excitatory amino acid transporter 3 isoform X1, with protein sequence MKVTKILLKQKIILKTILGVCAGIILGSILKSFTVQPWSKRSIMYLKFPGELFMRLVNCLILPLLISTIVSATCNLNKSGKIGLMVLYYYITTTILGITLSVILVQTIKPGEILKNQNIVSENSTRHFMTVDTILDLFRNLIPDNLVNACLSQYQTVLEIPENKSVPLTEWQIHYRNAPGTNVLGLVFFSIMLGLAIGKINEKGEPLKEFFHSLSEAMMKIMNWTIMIVPVSVLFLISAKILEVEDFGSIIQRLGVYMLTVFSGLIIQGFILIPSVYFMCTRQSPYKVISKLGPAFATAFGTSSSTATVPVTIACLESIGISSKITKFIVPIGATINMDGIALYENIGAIFIIQLHGLQYSLFRIIIISITCTVSCIGAAGLPSGGYVMLIMVLNSVGVPAEDVSLIIAIDWFVDRIRTTINIIADALGAGIINHYYNLNKEPSVPEEFELCNSN encoded by the exons atgaaggTGACAAAGATTCTGTTAaagcaaaaaataatattaaaaacaattcttgGTGTGTGTGCTGGAATTATATTGGGTAGTATACTTAAAAGTTTTACTGTTCAACCATGGTCAAAACGAAGCATTATGTATCTCAAGTTCCCTGGAGAACTATTTATGAGGTtggttaattgtttaatattgccTCTTCTCATATCTACCATTGTGAGTGCtacttgtaatttaaataagtcag GTAAAATTGGATTAATGGTATTGTACTATTACATAACGACAACAATACTTGGAATAACATTGAGTGTAATACTTGTTCAAACAATAAAGCCTggagaaatattgaaaaatcaaaatattgtaTCAGAAAATTCAACCCGTCATTTCATGACAGTTGATACAATTTTAGATCTGTTTCG CAATTTGATCCCAGATAACTTGGTCAACGCGTGTTTGAGTCAG TATCAAACTGTGTTAGAAATACCAGAGAATAAGTCCG TACCATTAACTGAATGGCAAATACATTATAGGAATGCACCAGGAACAAATGTCTTAGGCTTAgttttttttagtataatgTTGGGTCTAGctattggaaaaattaatgaaaaaggTGAACctttaaaagaattctttcattctttgtCAGAAGCTATGATGAAGATCATGAATTGgacaataat gATAGTGCCAGTAAGCGTATTATTTCTGATCTCAGCAAAAATTCTCGAAGTGGAAGATTTTGGAAGTATAATACAACGATTAGGTGTTTATATGCTAACCGTATTTAGTGGTTTGATTATACAAGGTTTTATATTAATCCCCAGTGTGTATTTTATGTGCACACGACAATCTCCATACAAAGTAATATCCAAACTTGGACCAGCATTTGCTACTGCATTTGGAACATCATCAAg TACAGCTACAGTTCCTGTAACAATTGCATGCTTGGAAAGCATTGGAATATCGtctaaaataactaaatttattgttccaATCGGTGCTACAATAAATATGGATGGTATAGcattatacgaaaatattggtgcaatttttataattcagttACACGGACTACAATATTCGCTgttcagaattataataataag tattacaTGCACTGTATCATGTATTGGTGCTGCTGGTCTACCTAGCGGTGGTTATGTAATGTTAATAATGGTTCTTAATTCTGTGGGGGTTCCAGCAGAAgatgtttcattaataattgcaatagatTGGTTTGT AGATCGTATAAGAAccacaattaatattatagccGATGCTCTGGGAGCtggtataataaatcattactATAATCTAAATAAAGAACCCTCTGTACCagaagaatttgaattatgtaactcgaattaa
- the LOC144476877 gene encoding excitatory amino acid transporter 3 isoform X2: MKVTKILLKQKIILKTILGVCAGIILGSILKSFTVQPWSKRSIMYLKFPGELFMRLVNCLILPLLISTIVSATCNLNKSGKIGLMVLYYYITTTILGITLSVILVQTIKPGEILKNQNIVSENSTRHFMTVDTILDLFRNLIPDNLVNACLSQYQTVLEIPENKSVPLTEWQIHYRNAPGTNVLGLVFFSIMLGLAIGKINEKGEPLKEFFHSLSEAMMKIMNWTIMIVPVSVLFLISAKILEVEDFGSIIQRLGVYMLTVFSGLIIQGFILIPSVYFMCTRQSPYKVISKLGPAFATAFGTSSSTATVPVTIACLESIGISSKITKFIVPIGATINMDGIALYENIGAIFIIQLHGLQYSLFRIIIISRRCFINNCNRLVCRSYKNHN; encoded by the exons atgaaggTGACAAAGATTCTGTTAaagcaaaaaataatattaaaaacaattcttgGTGTGTGTGCTGGAATTATATTGGGTAGTATACTTAAAAGTTTTACTGTTCAACCATGGTCAAAACGAAGCATTATGTATCTCAAGTTCCCTGGAGAACTATTTATGAGGTtggttaattgtttaatattgccTCTTCTCATATCTACCATTGTGAGTGCtacttgtaatttaaataagtcag GTAAAATTGGATTAATGGTATTGTACTATTACATAACGACAACAATACTTGGAATAACATTGAGTGTAATACTTGTTCAAACAATAAAGCCTggagaaatattgaaaaatcaaaatattgtaTCAGAAAATTCAACCCGTCATTTCATGACAGTTGATACAATTTTAGATCTGTTTCG CAATTTGATCCCAGATAACTTGGTCAACGCGTGTTTGAGTCAG TATCAAACTGTGTTAGAAATACCAGAGAATAAGTCCG TACCATTAACTGAATGGCAAATACATTATAGGAATGCACCAGGAACAAATGTCTTAGGCTTAgttttttttagtataatgTTGGGTCTAGctattggaaaaattaatgaaaaaggTGAACctttaaaagaattctttcattctttgtCAGAAGCTATGATGAAGATCATGAATTGgacaataat gATAGTGCCAGTAAGCGTATTATTTCTGATCTCAGCAAAAATTCTCGAAGTGGAAGATTTTGGAAGTATAATACAACGATTAGGTGTTTATATGCTAACCGTATTTAGTGGTTTGATTATACAAGGTTTTATATTAATCCCCAGTGTGTATTTTATGTGCACACGACAATCTCCATACAAAGTAATATCCAAACTTGGACCAGCATTTGCTACTGCATTTGGAACATCATCAAg TACAGCTACAGTTCCTGTAACAATTGCATGCTTGGAAAGCATTGGAATATCGtctaaaataactaaatttattgttccaATCGGTGCTACAATAAATATGGATGGTATAGcattatacgaaaatattggtgcaatttttataattcagttACACGGACTACAATATTCGCTgttcagaattataataataag CAGAAgatgtttcattaataattgcaatagatTGGTTTGT AGATCGTATAAGAAccacaattaa